AGGCGTACCGCCGCTGCCGTGAGCTCAACGCCGCCCACGGGCGCACCTTCTTCCTTGCCACCCGCCTGCTGGCACCGGACCAACGTCCGGCCGTGCACGCGCTGTACGGCTTCGCCAGGTACGCCGACGACATTCTCGACGAGTTCGACCCCGGCCTGGACACCGCCGCGCGGGCGCGTCAACTGCAACAGCTCTCCGACCAGTTCTTCGCCCGCGCAGCGCATCCCCACGACCCGGTGCTGGCCGCGGTCGGCCACACGGTGGCCCGCTACGGCATCGCCATGGCACTGTTCGAGGACTTCCTGCGCTCGATGCGCATGGACCTGACCGTCACCGCCTATCCCGACCGCGGCGCGCTCGAACTGTACATGCGGGGGTCGGCCGAGGCGATCGGCCTGCAGCTGCTGCCGATCCTGGGCACCGTGACCCCGCCCGAGGAGGCGGCCCCGCACGCCGCGGCGCTCGGGCGGGCATTCCAGCTGACCAACTTCCTGCGCGACGTCGACGAGGACCTGCTGCGTGACCGCGTGTACCTGCCCGCCGACGAACTCGCGGCCTTCGGCGTCGACCGCGATGTGTTGATGTGGTGCCACCACAACCAGCGCACCGATTCCCGGGTGCGCAGGGCACTTCAGGCCCAGCACGAGATCACCCGCAGGACTTATGCTTTCGCGGCGGAGGGCATCGCCATGCTGGCACCCCGCTCGCGGCCGTGTGTGGCCGCCGCGATGCAGTTGTACTCGGAGATCCTGGACTGCATCGAGGACAGCGACTTCGCCATCTTCCGTCGCCGCGCGACGGTAGGAACCCGGCGCCGGATACAGGTGGCCGGTGCCGGTCTGATCCACGCCTGGCGCGCCCGCACACACGCGCAGGCCGTCCCGGGAGCGGCATGAGCGATCACTGGCAATACCTGCTGGTTCTCGCGGCGTGTGTGGCGGTCACCGCGCCGCTGGAATGCCTCGGCGAGGGCGTCTACCGGCAGCCGCGGCGACTGCTCCAGGCGGTGCTACCGGTCGCGGCCGTGTTCCTGCTGTGGGATGAGGTCGCGGTGGCGTTCGAGGTGTGGGGCTACAACCCCGAGTACATCACCGGTGTGACCGTGCCGGTCGACGTGCCCATCGAGGAGGTGTTGTTCTTTCTCGTCATCCCGCTGTGTGCGCTGCTGACCTACAACGCGGTGAGCACCATCCTGGACCGGGTGAAGCGCCGATGACCGGGTACACGTTGCCCGCCATCGTCGCCGTGCTCGCGGTGTTTGTCCTTGAATCCGTTTTGCGCACAGGGCTTTTCAAGCGTGCGGCGTACTGGTTGTCGATGGTGATCGTGCTGGGCTTCCAGATCCCCGTCGACGGCTGGTTGACCAAACTCACCGCACCCATCGTCGTGTACGACGAGCGGCACATCAGCGGTGTGCGGGTGTTCTTCGATACGCCCGTTGAGGATTTTCTGTTCGGCTTCGCCATGGTGACCGCGGTGCTGCTGTTGTGGGAACGCCAACGCGTGCGCGCGCAACGCCGCCGCGTGCGGACCCGGGAGGAGGTGTCCCGGTGAGCGACCGGCGTCAACGCATCCACGCCGCACCGCGCGGACTGTCCCACGCCCGCGCACTGTCGACGCGGCCGCGGGCCGTCGTGGTGGGTGCGGGCATCGCCGGGCTGGCGGCCGCGACCGGCCTGGCCGAGCGCGGCGTCGAGGTCACCGTCGTCGAACGCGAACCCCATCTGGGCGGACGCGTCGGCGGCTGGACCGAGCAGCACGACGGCACCGGGTACGCCATGAACCGCGGCTTCCACGCGTTCTTCCGGCAGTACTACAACCTGCGGGAACTGTTGCGCCGCATCGACCCACAGCTGCGGATGCTCACCCCGGTCGACGACTATCCGCTCATCGACGGCGCGGGCCGGATCGAGAGCTTCCGCCGGCTGCCGCACACCCCGCCGTGGAACGCGCTGGTGTTCGCGCTGCGCAGCCCCACCTTCCGGCTGCGCGATCTGGCGCGGCTGGACGCCAGGGCCGCCGCACCGCTCGCGGCGGTGTCGCTGCCGCAGATCTATGACCGGCTCGACCACGTCGATGCCGACACGTTCCTGAAGAACATCAACTTCCCGTCCGCCGCACGCCATCTGGCCTTCGAGGTCTTCTCCCGCAGTTTCTTCGCCGACCCGTCGCAGCTGTCGGCCGCCGAGTTGGCGACGATGTTCCACATCTACTTCCTCGGCTCCAGTGAGGGACTCGTGTTCGACGTCCCGACCGCCAATTACGACACCGCGCTGTGGGAGCCGCTGCGCCGGTACCTGCACGACGAGCATGGCGCAAGGTTCCACCTCGCCGTGTCCGCCGCCCGCATCGACACCGACACCGCTCCGAAAGCCGCGTTCGCGGTGCACACCGACTCCGGTGAGCGCCTCGACGCCGACGCGGTGGTGCTGGCGGTCGACATCCCCGGCCTGCAACGGATCGTGGCGGCATCGCCGGATCTGGGCGACGGGCGGTGGCGCACCCGCGTGCAGGGTTTGCGGACCGCACCGGCGTTCGCCGTGCACCGGCTGTGGCTCGATCGGCCCGT
This region of Mycolicibacterium goodii genomic DNA includes:
- a CDS encoding phytoene/squalene synthase family protein; its protein translation is MIRNEFAAAGIDDPALREAYRRCRELNAAHGRTFFLATRLLAPDQRPAVHALYGFARYADDILDEFDPGLDTAARARQLQQLSDQFFARAAHPHDPVLAAVGHTVARYGIAMALFEDFLRSMRMDLTVTAYPDRGALELYMRGSAEAIGLQLLPILGTVTPPEEAAPHAAALGRAFQLTNFLRDVDEDLLRDRVYLPADELAAFGVDRDVLMWCHHNQRTDSRVRRALQAQHEITRRTYAFAAEGIAMLAPRSRPCVAAAMQLYSEILDCIEDSDFAIFRRRATVGTRRRIQVAGAGLIHAWRARTHAQAVPGAA
- a CDS encoding lycopene cyclase domain-containing protein, which gives rise to MSDHWQYLLVLAACVAVTAPLECLGEGVYRQPRRLLQAVLPVAAVFLLWDEVAVAFEVWGYNPEYITGVTVPVDVPIEEVLFFLVIPLCALLTYNAVSTILDRVKRR
- a CDS encoding lycopene cyclase domain-containing protein — protein: MTGYTLPAIVAVLAVFVLESVLRTGLFKRAAYWLSMVIVLGFQIPVDGWLTKLTAPIVVYDERHISGVRVFFDTPVEDFLFGFAMVTAVLLLWERQRVRAQRRRVRTREEVSR
- a CDS encoding FAD-dependent oxidoreductase, coding for MSDRRQRIHAAPRGLSHARALSTRPRAVVVGAGIAGLAAATGLAERGVEVTVVEREPHLGGRVGGWTEQHDGTGYAMNRGFHAFFRQYYNLRELLRRIDPQLRMLTPVDDYPLIDGAGRIESFRRLPHTPPWNALVFALRSPTFRLRDLARLDARAAAPLAAVSLPQIYDRLDHVDADTFLKNINFPSAARHLAFEVFSRSFFADPSQLSAAELATMFHIYFLGSSEGLVFDVPTANYDTALWEPLRRYLHDEHGARFHLAVSAARIDTDTAPKAAFAVHTDSGERLDADAVVLAVDIPGLQRIVAASPDLGDGRWRTRVQGLRTAPAFAVHRLWLDRPVAAHRAAFLGTAGHKPLDNISVLHRYERESARWAQRTGGSVVEVHAYALESGDEADLMTQLHRVYPETALAAPVYQRTLIRDDCPLFAPGSHADRPGVHTGTPGLVLAGDGIRLDLPAALMERAATTGWAAANVLLNRWGLAGHALRTVPTAGRTPPLRWLATREERRAS